A region of the Candidatus Cloacimonas sp. genome:
TAACTGCTCTATCCGTTTCCGGTAAAAATCTTGCTGCCTGACTGTGAGCAAGAAAAACCTCTAATTCCTGAAGCAACCAATCCGGAATATTCTTTTCGTTTAATGCCTGCATTTTTTCCTGCGTGGAGAGATGGTTGGAAAGCTTGTATTTGGAAGCAAGGTATTCAAATAGTGCCTTTTCCGCCAGAGGATAGAAATCCGGGGATAGATTCCTGGCTGCCGTCGTAGCTGGTTTCAAATAATGCAACAGGACTTTTTCGGCTTTTAACGAAGCATAGCGTTCCGGATTATCCCTTTTCATTTTACTTTCCCAAGCAACAATGGAAACAGCTATTGTTACCCCAACTATCAAGAGCATCAAAATCCAATACCAGGGCTGTTTTACATAGGGAATATAAGCCGGATAGCTATTCTTCTCTATTTTGGGTAACATTGCTTTAGGATTGCGAGATTGTTTTAAACGACTGAAGTAACTCAGCACTTTGGCAGAAGAAACCTTTATTTTTTCTTTGGGACTGCGGTATAATTTATAACTTCCGCTATCGTTATCAAACCAGGAAAAAGTTAGTTCCGGAAGTTCATACACCCCTTTATCCTGAGGTATCAAAGTATAATAATAAGTTCTGGTTCCTTCAATTCCTGCTTTCAGGTTATCTATCACCATTGGACTGGAAACCTGAAAACCTTTTCGGGAAACAAATTGAGGAGCGGAAAACTGATTGAAATTGCCTCTCCCTTCAATTTTCAAAGTAAAAGTAATCGTTTCTCCCAGGGAAATTTCTTTATCGGAAAGAGAATAACTAAGCTTAAAGTTGCCTACCGCTCCTCCAAAAGAAGGAGGAACATTATTAGCAGGCAAGGGTAGAACATTAATAATTCCGCCTTTGCTTTGCAAGTTTTTATTCAGCAACCCGAAACCGTATAGCCGAGCATAACCTTCTAAAATTGGTGACTGCAATCGTCCCTCTCTATTGGAAATTATCGCTAAGCTTTTAATAAGGGCTCGTTTATATTGCTTTCCCTGAAAGAATACTTCTTCATAATTTAACATCGTTGGTTGTTCGTATGTGCTTTTCCCGTAACCATCGGAATCAATTTCATTCTCCAGATTGAAAGAACCTACCGTTTCATCGGTATAAAGATAGTAGGAAACAATTGCCGGAAAACCACGATACACCTTTTGTTCTTCCGGTAAAGCCAAAATGAAAGTATCACCTGCCCATTTATCATTGTTACCCCAAAAATCTGAATCATCAAAGCCAAAAGAACCAAATCCCTGCACCGGAGGTGAACTTTGAGCCGGTGGTTTTTTTGTTCCTGCAATCACTTCCAGAGAAATTGCCCGGGTGGGATAATAATGCCCGTTTACTTTAACTTTGAAAGAAGGAATGGTGGTCTTGCCTGTTTTTAAAGGAAAATAGATAAAACGAAAGGTCTCCGAGAATTCGGAAATCAATCTGGTGCCTTCCAAAACTACTGAACTACTTGATGAACTGGTCAGATTGCGAAAACTGAACAGCGGCACGGAAGGCGGAGTTGGCTCTTCCACTTTGAGGCGATTGTCATTCGCAATTTTCAGGGTCAATTCCAGCTGCTCATTCATACTGATAGTATTTTTATTTACGGTTACATCAATCTTCAAAGCGGAAAGCACAAGTGGAAACAGCAGCAGGAAAAACAATGCCTTCTTCATTTTTACCACCATTTATCCGTTTTGGAGCTTTGCTTTTGTTTTAATTGCTGGCGGTCTGTGCTTTCTTTGTTATCCAGACCTTTCAAAATATTGCGGATTGCTTCCTGTTCTTGATTATCTTTGTTTTGCTGTATTTGGGCTGCAGGAGGTGATTGTTTTTGCAGTTTACGCAAAGTAAGTTCATAATTTGCCCGTAAATCCTCATCCTCAGGATCAAGCAAAAGAGCTTCTTTAAAGTGTTTCAGAGCTTTTTGGTAGTCCTTTTGCTGATAGGCAATATCACCGCTGTCATAAAGAATATTTTTTTTATCCTTTGCCTTGTTTAGAGCAATCTCAGCAGCCGAATCTGCTTCCGCATAGCGATTTTGCCTGTATAAGCACTTAGCCAGATTGGCATTGGCGGTTACATCGTTGGATTTAGTATTCTTCCGGAACAACTCTTCAGCGCGGGGATATTTTTTTGCCCGGTAAAAGGAATCGGCAAATGACTGACGCACTGCTTTGGGTCTGAATAGCAATTCCAGAATAAGCAATAACAGAATAACCGCTATCACAATCAAGATTATGCGTCTTGTTTTATTGCTCATTGCTTTTCTCCGCTGCCATTAAACCCTTCTTGCGTTTACGCGGGTCTATCACACACTCTATAATAAGCAAGATAATTGCCATTATGGCAAAGAGATAATACTGTTCTTTCAGGATAGTAACTTTCTTACCTCGGCGGGTAATTTCGTTTTCATAGATGCGTTTTAAAATCAGCTGAATTTCTTCACCGCCTGGGGTTACCCGAAAATATTCTCCTTCCGTTATCCGGGCAATTTCCTGCAGGGTTGTTTCATCCAGTTTACTTTTCACTTCTTCACCGGTTTCGGGATTACGAATGATTGTCCCTTCCGGACTTCCCACACCCATAGTATATACCCTGATGCCCTTTATTTTCAATTTCTTAGCTTCTCTTAAAGCAGAATTTTCCAGGTCTTCCCCATCTGAAATAAGAATCAGCGTGTTAGATTTTGAACCCTCGGGAAAAGCATCTGCTGCTAAATTCAAAGCGCTGCCAATATCGGTTCCCGGAATTTCTACCGTGTTACTGTTTAAACCGTTCAGGACAATGCGGACGGCTTCGTAATCATCCGTTAACGGACATTGCAAAGTTGCCACTCCGGCAAAAGCAATTATGCCAATTCTATCGGTTTTCACCTGTTCCAGAAAACTGCCAATCTGTAAAATAGCTCGTAACAACCTACTGGGCATCATATCCGTGGCATCCATACTTTGGGAAACATCTATGGCAAATATAATATCCATTCCGCTGCTTTGCAAGTCCTTATTTTCATAATCCCATTGCGGTCTTGCCAAGGCAATGATAACACAGCCCAAAGCCAGAATGCATAGAAATAGCTTAAAGCCAATCCAGAATGGCGATTGAGAATGATAATAATGTTCTTTCAAATGTAGTTCGGCATAGCGGGTAAAACGACGCTGTAAAAATCTTTCCCGTCTGAACAATAAAATCAGCAGCAACAAACACAGCCCTGAAAGTGCCAGATAGTAAGGATTGGCAATATTCATAGCTGGTCAGGCAAAACAGGTAAAATAATAGTTTTCAACAGCATTTCCAGGAGCAAAAAGGCAAACGCCAACCATAAAAAAGGCATAAAATGCTCACTGTAATTATATCTAAACTGAGTAGTAAAGCGGGTTTTTTCCAGGCGGTCAATTTCATTCATAATCTCTGCCAAGCCATTAGAATCGGTTGCCAAAGCTGCTTTACCCGTTCCTGTCGTTTCCGCTATTTTATTCAGGGTCTCCATATCCAAATCTATAAAAGTGTTTAAATAACGCGTTCCAAAAATGGGATCGGCATAAGGAAAAGGCACTAACCCTTTGCTTCCTACTCCAATAGGATAAACCTTAATTCCCAATTCCTTAGCCATTTCCGCTGCGGCTAAGGGGTCTATTTCTCCGGTATTGCTAACCCCATCGGTAATCAGAATAATCACTCTGCTTTTGGCAGTGCTGTTATGTAACCGGGCAACAGCTTTTGCCAAACCCATTCCGATAGCGGTTGCGGATGCTTCTTCATTCACTTTCAGTTTATCCAGCGAATTCAACATTGCCAAATGATCAAAAGTGAGCGGTATCTGCGTTAAAGCATATTCCGAGAAGGCAACTAAACCAAATCTGTCATTCGGACGCCTTTTCACAAAATCCTTTGCTACGCTTACCGCTGCACTTAACCGATTTTTAGGAGCAAAATCCATCGCCAGCATAGAGCCGCTAATATCCATAGCCATAACAATATCCACTCCTTTATTGCTTAAATCCCTGGTTTTTATGCCCCACCGGGGTTCAGCTATGGCAATACATAAGAATAACAAGATTAAGGAGCGTAAAACCGGATACAGATAACGGAAAGGATATTGACCGCGCGAAATATAACGCAGCTGTTTAACTCTGGAATGAGGTAAATAAAGGCGTCGTTTCCTGTGAATAATAAATTCCCAAACCAGATATAACGGAATTAGGAGTAACAAAAAAAGAAACCAGGGATGACCGAATTTAAGCATTTGTCGGCTCCTGAACAGCTTTGGCGAAACTTAATAAATAATTCCTCAGCCAAAGGGTATTTTCCTCTATTTCAGTATCAGAGGGATGGCGTTTTGCGAACTTAACTAAATCGCAGTAGTTGATAAAATTCCTGATTTCCTGTGCAAAGGGTATATTCCGCTGATATAAAGCAACCGCAATTTCCCTACCCGTCATTTCCAAAGCGGGAAAGTAATAGGTCTCTTCCAAAAAAGAACGCAGAATATCAGATAACCGAAAATGATATAAAACCACTTCTCCTTTGGCAATTAAACCCTCAGCTCTCAATTCCTCCAAGGTCTTTAAAGCTTTTTCCCAGGCAGGTAATAACGGTTGCGTTTTAGGCGAAGGAACAGCATATTCTCTTTTGGGCTTTTCGGGCTTTTTCAGCCAAAGATAAATTCCCAAAGCCAAAGCTATCAATAGCAGCAAAGGATATACCCAAAAAGGAAGTTGCAGAGGGTATTTCCGCAAAGGTTTAATATCTCGTAAAAGGGTATCTCCCTCGGCTAAAACAGAAAGCACATAGACCCTGAAACCATCAGTGTAAACAGGAGTTACACCCCTGTCAACAGGTTGTATCTCTATCCGGGGAAAGGATAAAGCACCTGTCTTTAAAGGCACAATCTTAACCTTCCAGCAACGGGGATTTTTTACTTCCCGTTTGCTTTCCAGAATAGCAAAGTCCTCCAGAGTATCAGGAATGGCAACCCCTTTAATAGCAAAATCGGTGTTAATAACAAACAGAAAAGGAGTTCCCACATTCAAGCTATCGGTTCCCTGAAGTTCCTGATTAAATTCCGCCCACAGTGCAATCGGCAAAAAGGAAAGGAAAAAGGCAATAATCACCAGGGTTTTTTTCATCTGCGTTTTTCTCGTAAAGTGAAGAACTTTCTTAAAGCACCGATATAGGAATCGGAAGTGCGAATTAGTAAATAGTCGCAAGAGCATTTACGAAAGAACTCCTGCAAGTTCTTCTGTTCGGTATTTACTATTTCCTGATATGCTTTACGCAACTTGGGGTCGGAACTGTTAAGCCAAACTTCTTCTCCCGTTTCCGGGTCTTGCAAGGATAAAATTCCCGCTTTGGGAAGCTCCAGTTCGCTATCATCCAAAACCCGCAAAGCCACAACATCATTCTTAGTAGCGAGAATTTTCAGGGAATGCTCATAACCGGAATCAATCCAATCTGAAACGATAAAGAGAATACAGCGTTTTTTTAACATCTTATGGGCATATTCACAGGCATTTTTCAGCGAGGTCTTTTTGCTTTTCGGTTCATAGTATAGCACTTCTCTAAGAATTGCCAAAGCATTGTTGCGTCCTTTGCGCGGGGGTAAAAACTTTTCTACCTGATCGGAAAAGAGAATCAGACCTGCCAAATCCTGATTGGCAACTGCAGAAAAAGCCAATGCCGATACCAGTTCAGCAATTCTTTCTCTTTTAATCATACTGCGAGTGCCAAATTCCTCCGAAGCGCTTACATCTACTAAAAACACTACCCTCAGTTCTCTGGTTTCACGATATTTTTTTATGTAGAGTTGACCCATCCGCGCCGATACATTCCAGTCAATATCTCTGTAATTATCTCCCGGTTGGTATTCCCGCACTTCTGCAAATTCCAAACCCTGTCCTTTAAACCGGCTGTGATATTCGCCTCTGAACATTTCAGCAACAGGATTGCGGGTGCGAATTTCTATCCTGCGAATCTTTTTCAGGATATCAGAAACGCTTTGGGTAAACATAATCGCCTATATTTTAAGGAACTTCAATTTCATCCAGAATACGGTTGATGATCTCTTCGCTGGTAACTTCTTCAGCTTCAGCTTCGTAAGAAAGAATGATGCGATGTCTTAAAACATCTCTGGCAACCGCTTTAATATCATCAGGAATTACATAAGCTCTTCCTGATATGTAAGCATTGGCTTTAGCAGCTCTTGCCAGAAAAATTGTTGCCCGGGGCGATGCCCCAAACTCAATCAGACCCTTCAAATCAATCAAACGCGGATAGCGTTCCGGATGGCGGGTGGAATTGATTAAATGCAGAATATAGTCCTTCAGCTTTTCTTCCATATAAACCTGATCCATCACTTCCCGCATACTTTCTATAGCGTCGGGATTCAGCACTTTGCGTAAAGGAATCGGTTGTTCATTCACCATTCTTTCCAGGATTACTTTTTCTTCATCATAAGCTGGATATTTAATCTTCAATTTCATAAAGAATCTATCTACCTGTGCTTCCGGAAGAGGATAGGTTCCCTCCTGTTCAATAGGATTTTGGGTTGCCATCACAAAAAACGGTTTAGGTAAAGGAAAAGTATTGTCTCCCAAGGTTACCTGTCTTTCCTGCATTGCTTCCAAAAGGGCTGATTGCACTTTGGAAGGAGCTCTGTTGATTTCATCTGCCAAAATAAAATTGGCAAAGACGGGTCCCTTTTTCACACTGAATTCTCCGCTTTTAGGATTGTAAATCATTGTGCCGGTTATATCTGCAGGTAACAGATCGGGTGTAAATTGAATGCGGGAACAGGAGGCATCAAAAACAGACGCCAACGAAGATATAATAAGGGTTTTTGCCAAACCGGGAACGCCTTCAATTAAAATATGACCATTGGCTATAATTCCAATCAGCAAGCGGTCTATAATCTCCCGTTGACCTACAATCACTCTGGCAATTTCAGAACGAACCTCAACCAGCACTGCAGAGCTTTTTTCTACCTGGCTTTGAATCGCCTCAATTAACATTAAACCCCCATAACAGTTTATTAGTTAAGTAGTTATTTAGTGCTTCAGTCATTATTTATTTACACAAAAAACGGGAATCCGGTAAAACCTGATTCCCGCAAGACATTCTTCTCCGTAATCTTCAGCTCAAAATCACAGATTGTTGTTATACAGCTTTGCGGACTTTATTTGCTTTCAGGCAGGAACTGCAGACCTTGATTTTCTTAGTTCCGCCATCACTGGCAACACGAATTTCGTGCAAATTAGGATAAAACCTACGCTTAGTAGCATTTAAGGCATGACTGCGAGAATTGCCTACCTGAGCTGTTTTTCCACAGATATCACATACTTTGGACATAATTCACTTCCCATTTTTTCTTACATCAGGAACCAAAGAAAAGAGAGCGCTATTTTTGACAAGCAATTATTTGGTAACTTGAGGAATGCGAATATCAAACCTGCTTCCATTCGGCTCTACAGGAATATATTCCAAGCGCCCGTTATGCTCCTGAACCAGTTTTTTACAAATTGCCAAACCCAAACCTGTGCCCTGTGTTTTACCATCCGTAACAAAGGGCTGAAACAATTCTTCCCTTAATTTTTCGGGAACACCAGGTCCGTTATCAATTACGGAAATCTGTAACCACCCGGAAGAAATGTTGCTGATAATTTTAATGTTACCTTCTCCCGTTATAGCTTCCATCGCATTTTTAATAAGATTTATCAAGACCCTGCGGATTTTTCCCTCATCAAAATATGCATAGTCGGGGATTTTGTTTTCCACTTCAAAACTGATCTTGCGTTCTTTGAGGGAAGGGGCATACACTTCGCCAAGTTCCTGAAAAAAGGCATCCATATTCACTTTTTGAATTAGAGGAGGGGTTTCCGTTCCTCTGGCAAAATCCAAAATCTCATGCACTAATTGGTCTATCAGCTTGGTCTGTTTCACAATGTTTTCGGTGAATTCACTGCTTTCCGGAAAGATATTTTCCAGCAATTGCGCCGTAAGAACAATAACGGTTAAGGGGGTTTTAATATCGTGAATAATTTTACTGGCAGCCATACCGATAGCCATTAAACGGTTCTTTTGCAGCATTTCATCCATCAGTTCCACAAGGCGTTCATTAGTATTGCGTAAGCGTCTGGAAATAACTCTGGTTAAATTCAACATAATAACCGGATAGGCAAAAAGCATTTCGTTAAATACCGTGCGAGGAATAACTATCAGTTCTACATCTTCAAGAGCAACCACGCTGGCTGAACGAGGACAGTCATCAATTATACCCATTTCGCCAAAAAAATCCCCTGCTTCCAAAGTTGAGAGCTGAGCAAAATGCGTTTCGGGATTAGTTAAGCCCTTATCAATCTCCACTTTACCTTTGCATATATAGAAAAGATTTTCCCCTAAGGAGTGTTCGGTTATAATTGCCTCTCCCTTGTTAATTTCAATTCGCTCCAGGTCTTTCGTCAGCTCTTTTACAGCATCTTCTGATAAGCCGCTGAATATCCCTAAATTGACCTTTTGCACTGTATCAACCATATATACCTCCCATTTTTCTTACCTTCAATATTCCTTATATTTACAAAATAAATCACTAAGCTCTTTTGTCAAGTTTTATCAGCTTCACTGCTTTTTCGTAATTTCCAGGGTTAAAATAAACAAGCTACCTGAAATTCGGGTAGCTTGTTTAAACATAGCGTTAGGTGAATAGTTATTTCAGATAAATCATTTTTTTACAACCCGAATAATTGGTTGCCTTCATTTTCAGGTAATAAACTCCGGAGGGCATTGCCTTTCCAGAATCCGATTTTCCATCCCAAACATAATGGAAAGCGCCCATTGTATTGTAATTTTGTTGATAATGTCTTACCAATTGTCCTTTAGAATTGTAGATATCTAATATTACATTATCGGCTGCTTTTAGGTTATAGCCAATCGTAATGTCTGAGCTAAAAGGATTGGGGAACATTTTACCTAATTCTGTTCTTTCTATTAATTGGGGCGGATTTTCCGGGTTATTATTAGCGATTGTAACAGATACAGGACCGAAGTAATCTATATCACCATTAAGTTCATTTGCCTGAAGCCAATAGAAGTAAGTTCCTGTAGCAAAAATTTCAGCATCCGTATATGAATAGGAATGTGTTGACGAACTATTTTCCGCAGTCAGATAACAGCTGAGTTTGATGGCATCGGAAAGATTTTTCCAAGTATTACGATAGATATTGTAACCGGCAATATTGGTTTCAGATTGAGTAATCCAATTTAAGGTAACAAAATTATCAGCAGTAATAAAAGCTGTAAATGAAGACAACTCAACGGGCAATGTTTCATCTTCTCCATTAAAGAAAACAATCTCTACATCTCCATCCGCCTTACCTGCAGATATTGTAAAATCCACCAAATCAACAGTCCAGCTTATATTTTTGGAAACTTTTACCCAAGTCTGAGAAGGCAACACTCTATACATCAGATATGCAGGTATATAACCTAAATCGGGATTGATTTGTATCGTTCTGCCTGTAAAAGTGCCTCCACTTAATAAGATATATAAACCAGGATAATTAACAGGTGTCCCTTCCGGAGCCCAATCTGTAGTTATTACCGGATTAAATATACCGGTAATAGAAGGAATTTGAATTTGCGGGTTAACAGTATTTCCTTCACCGTCTGTTACTGCGGGAAGATCATCAGCATATAAATCTGTAGTAGTAAATTCCCAGGTATCAGGGCTTTGAGCATCACCAGTGGCATTATAGGGTACAATTTTCCAATAATACTTTGTATTATACTGCAAATTATCCGAAAGAGTGTAGCTTGAGCTTGATTGAGAAACTCCATTTAAAACATCGGAAGGCGGATTATCAGTTCCTAAAAACACTTTATAGCCGGTAGGATTTCCACTTGCAGGAGCACTCCAACTTAAGGAAGGACGAAGACCTATATTTGTAGCATTCGTTTCAGGATTGGGAGTTGTTGCTGCACCTGGATAATCAAAAGGAATATTAGTATCCCAGGAAGGTGCCGTAGCAGAAAAAGTTCCATCAATATGATTGGGACTGCTATCCGCAACCGTAGTTCCTGTTCCTTCGGACATTTTGTAATAGGCAATTAAACCTGTAGTAGAAGGGTCAATATTTACATAGCGATTATCAGCTAATTGGGTTGCCGAACGGGTTACATTCCAAATTCTCACTTCATCCACATTTCCCAGCATACAACGAATGTTTGATTGTGTATTTGGAGAATAGCCAATATATACAGGCCGAGAAGATTGAGTACTGGCAGTAGTTGCTGTGAGAGGAGAACCAACTTGAACACCATTCACATAAAGAGTCATAGTAGAGTTGCTACCGGACATTGATTGAGTTATTGCCACATGCTGCCAGGTATTAAGGGTTAGCACATTATTCGCATAAATCTCATACCAATCAGTAGTTCCATTACTTTTAGCAAAGCTAAGGGTTCTATTGCTGCTCCCATAGCGAAACACATAACCAGATGAATAAGTTGGAGATCCTGAACTCCAATCATCCTTACCAACAATTGTATTCATTGCTTTGGTTGAACTAAAATTAGTGGGATAAATCCATGCTTCAATGGTAAAATTGCTATTGGGAATATTAAAAGCTGCATTAGTTCCACAATTAACATATTTTGGTGCCGAAGGAGTTGAACCAACGAAGGATAGGGAATAACCGGAACTCCATAAAGGAAAACTTCCTAATAATAGAGCGGTTAATAATAATAACGGTAAAAAGGGTTTTTTCATTTTACTTTCTCCTTATTTTATTTATATTTCCCGGGCTCTTAGAGAAAATACATAAGCATTTCCTTCGTTAAGCAGCCCGATTTAGTCCTTCTAAATCATTTTCTATCACTTGCATTATACCTCATTCTCTTGCCAATTTATTAAAAAACTGGACAAAACCAAACTCTTTAAGGCGTAAACAGTTAAAGAAAATCACCAATTCTTCATCCTCAATAACAATATAAGCTTATCAATTCTCATCTAAAATAATTTTTGCTTAGCTAATCTGTCAAGGTTTATTTTTCAATTTTTCCTGGTTACCCGATATTTTCCGTTAAGGTAATTGCTCCTATAGCATTTATCTTACTTTTTTACAATTGGTTGCATTAACTATTAAAACCTGCTGTTCCATATCTTCCGGTTATCTATTTTCAATTTTTTTTGCTTTCTCTTTTGCTAATTTACTCTTGCCGGTGGTTTTCTCCTTTCCATAACGGCAATGGCATTTTCTGCAGCCAACAGTGCCATTTTAGTTCTGGTTTCAATGCTGGCAGAGCCGATATGAGGCAGGAGAACTACATTTTCCAACGCAAGTAGTTCCTCCGGAATATAGGGTTCATTTTCATAAACATCCAGTCCCGCAGCAAAAATGCGTCTTTCTTTAAGGGCTTTAGTCAGTTCTTTTTCATCAATAACCGCTCCTCTGGAAGTATTTATCAACACGGCGCTATCTTTCATCAATGTAAATTCTTCCTTACCAATAAGATGGAAGGTCTCTTGCGTTAAAGGCAGATGAAGAGTAAGGATATCCGCTTCCTGCAGCAGGGTTTTCAAAGTAACTTCCGCTGCTTCAAAAGGTAGTGTTTCAGCAAGTGGATTATCATTATAATAGATAATCCGCATCTCAAAGCCCGTAGCGCGTTTGGCAACTGCCTTGCCAATTCTTCCCATTCCTATTATCCCAAGTGTTTTTCCGTAAACATCAAGTCCGCACATCAGCATTGGTTCCCAACCCTTAAAATTGCCATTTCGTAAAAACCGTTCACTTTCCGAAATTCTTCTACAGGTGGCTAAAATTAGTGCCCAGGTAAGGTCAGCCGTAGTTTCTGTTAATACACCGGGAGTGTTGCAAACCGTAATTCCGCGTTGAGTAGCAAAATCCACATCTATGTTATTATAACCTACGGCGTAAGAGGAGATAACTTTTAATTTGGGGGCACAATTTATCACCATTTTATCTATGTTATCGGTCAGCAGACAGATTAAAGCTTCCGCATCTTCAATTCCTGCAATAAGTTCCTGATAAGTTAAAGCACGGTTGTAGGGATTTATTTTCAAGGTAAATTTCTCTTCCAACAATTTTATTGCCGGCTCTGGAATACGGCGGGTTAAAAATAATACCGGTTTCATAAATACCTCACAAAATCGCTGACCTGATGCCTATCCGGCAGGGGAAAATGCTCTGCAGGATAGCCAAGAGGAGTTAAACAGGCAATATAATCCTGAGGGGGAATACCAAGTAAATTCTTAATTTCCTCTTTATCCATATCGGTAACCCAGCAAGTGCCCAAGCCATAAGCTTTGGCAGCCAGCAATAAATGGTAGGCAGCAATACAGGCATCCTGAATTTTCCGGTGTGAGATATCCCCTTTGGCAGCAACGGCAATAGCAAAAGGAGCAGCTAATAGCGGTTTTCCTGAAGGACCTCTCAAGGCAACAATTTTCTCCAAAATTTCCCGCTTTTTAATCACAACATAATAATAACCCTGTAAATTACAGGCAGTTGGAGAATAGCGACAAAGCTCAAAGACATTGTTTAAAAGCTCAGGGGAAACAGGTTCCGCAGTATATTTACGGATGCTGCGGCGTGTTTTTAAGCTCTCTTCCAGCGTTAGATAGGGCTCTAATTGCCGTTCAAAACACTGAAATTCCAAAGACCTGCCTTCAGGATCAGTTGCCCAAAAATGATAGATGTTATATTTTGGATTTTCCCCGGGAGCTGTTTTAGCTATGCTTTTCAGCTTTGTATAAGCGGCATCAACCTGTTCCCGGTCATTAAAAAAGAAAGTTATGGTGCCGCAATTTTCAATGCTTTCACCTTCACAAAAACCCAACAATTGATTACCGGATCTAAATATTACACAGGAATCCTGATCTAACCAGACAGGAAGTTCCAGCATAGAAGCGTAAAAAGACCTTATCCGACCCAAATCCTTGGTTTTGAAGAAGACAATTCCGTTCATTTTTTCTCCTATACTTATCTTTTATAGATATTCTAATCGTTTCAGGGCTGCAGGCAACACCTTTATGGTAACGGAGGCATAGCATTTGTTTGTTTTTACTTACAATTTTTCCACAGCCCTCTCTGTTTTTACAACCCACAAATTGTAAACACTAACAACCGCGCTACAACTGGTTTCCTCATTTCAAAATTGGGAGGTAAAACAAAATTGTTTCTTGAAAAATGGGTTGGTATCGTCTTTTTTTACTAAAGTAATCTTCTTTTTCAATAAACAGTGAGCAATTAGCACATTGACTATTTTTCCTTCCCAGAGAAATTCCGGTATTTTCTCAATAACACTCCGATATGATTCCCGTATCGTTCTCGTATCGCGATATGGGAACGATACGGGAATCTAATTCGCAGCATATTGCAAAAAAACAGGAACTGATAAACAAATATCTTGGGAGTGAAAAAAGAATAATTGCTGCCGATAGTGTGTTATCGCTTTATGGTGTTGATATTCTATACTGCTTGAATAGTGGGTGATTGATTGGTCGGTTGTATGGGTGTATTATTTTGTTTTAACTCACAATTTTTCGGTTTGGAAACCAGTCGTAGAGCGGTTGTAAGTGAACTAAATGTGTGGGATGTGGTTTCATTGAAGGCAGGTGAAAATTGTGAGTCAAAACAAACTGTTTGTTTTGACTCTAAACCGATTCTTCTGTGGTTGCAACTATATGCAGAAGTAACAGAATATTTATCTTTTGTCCGATACTGTCAAAGCTGAAGCTCGGTTTAGAGTTAAAACAAAAATTCCATCCCGAAACAACCATTTCTGAACAATTCCAACCCAACCCTGCAAATGTGAAGAAGGACATTCTTTCACAATT
Encoded here:
- a CDS encoding MoxR family ATPase; the encoded protein is MLIEAIQSQVEKSSAVLVEVRSEIARVIVGQREIIDRLLIGIIANGHILIEGVPGLAKTLIISSLASVFDASCSRIQFTPDLLPADITGTMIYNPKSGEFSVKKGPVFANFILADEINRAPSKVQSALLEAMQERQVTLGDNTFPLPKPFFVMATQNPIEQEGTYPLPEAQVDRFFMKLKIKYPAYDEEKVILERMVNEQPIPLRKVLNPDAIESMREVMDQVYMEEKLKDYILHLINSTRHPERYPRLIDLKGLIEFGASPRATIFLARAAKANAYISGRAYVIPDDIKAVARDVLRHRIILSYEAEAEEVTSEEIINRILDEIEVP
- the rpmB gene encoding 50S ribosomal protein L28, which gives rise to MSKVCDICGKTAQVGNSRSHALNATKRRFYPNLHEIRVASDGGTKKIKVCSSCLKANKVRKAV
- a CDS encoding ATP-binding protein: MVDTVQKVNLGIFSGLSEDAVKELTKDLERIEINKGEAIITEHSLGENLFYICKGKVEIDKGLTNPETHFAQLSTLEAGDFFGEMGIIDDCPRSASVVALEDVELIVIPRTVFNEMLFAYPVIMLNLTRVISRRLRNTNERLVELMDEMLQKNRLMAIGMAASKIIHDIKTPLTVIVLTAQLLENIFPESSEFTENIVKQTKLIDQLVHEILDFARGTETPPLIQKVNMDAFFQELGEVYAPSLKERKISFEVENKIPDYAYFDEGKIRRVLINLIKNAMEAITGEGNIKIISNISSGWLQISVIDNGPGVPEKLREELFQPFVTDGKTQGTGLGLAICKKLVQEHNGRLEYIPVEPNGSRFDIRIPQVTK
- a CDS encoding FlgD immunoglobulin-like domain containing protein; this translates as MKKPFLPLLLLTALLLGSFPLWSSGYSLSFVGSTPSAPKYVNCGTNAAFNIPNSNFTIEAWIYPTNFSSTKAMNTIVGKDDWSSGSPTYSSGYVFRYGSSNRTLSFAKSNGTTDWYEIYANNVLTLNTWQHVAITQSMSGSNSTMTLYVNGVQVGSPLTATTASTQSSRPVYIGYSPNTQSNIRCMLGNVDEVRIWNVTRSATQLADNRYVNIDPSTTGLIAYYKMSEGTGTTVADSSPNHIDGTFSATAPSWDTNIPFDYPGAATTPNPETNATNIGLRPSLSWSAPASGNPTGYKVFLGTDNPPSDVLNGVSQSSSSYTLSDNLQYNTKYYWKIVPYNATGDAQSPDTWEFTTTDLYADDLPAVTDGEGNTVNPQIQIPSITGIFNPVITTDWAPEGTPVNYPGLYILLSGGTFTGRTIQINPDLGYIPAYLMYRVLPSQTWVKVSKNISWTVDLVDFTISAGKADGDVEIVFFNGEDETLPVELSSFTAFITADNFVTLNWITQSETNIAGYNIYRNTWKNLSDAIKLSCYLTAENSSSTHSYSYTDAEIFATGTYFYWLQANELNGDIDYFGPVSVTIANNNPENPPQLIERTELGKMFPNPFSSDITIGYNLKAADNVILDIYNSKGQLVRHYQQNYNTMGAFHYVWDGKSDSGKAMPSGVYYLKMKATNYSGCKKMIYLK
- a CDS encoding D-glycerate dehydrogenase: MKPVLFLTRRIPEPAIKLLEEKFTLKINPYNRALTYQELIAGIEDAEALICLLTDNIDKMVINCAPKLKVISSYAVGYNNIDVDFATQRGITVCNTPGVLTETTADLTWALILATCRRISESERFLRNGNFKGWEPMLMCGLDVYGKTLGIIGMGRIGKAVAKRATGFEMRIIYYNDNPLAETLPFEAAEVTLKTLLQEADILTLHLPLTQETFHLIGKEEFTLMKDSAVLINTSRGAVIDEKELTKALKERRIFAAGLDVYENEPYIPEELLALENVVLLPHIGSASIETRTKMALLAAENAIAVMERRKPPARVN